The Podospora pseudoanserina strain CBS 124.78 chromosome 7 map unlocalized CBS124.78p_7, whole genome shotgun sequence region TCAGCCCTGCCGTCATCAGGAACACGCAGAGCCGGTGCGCAGGCATCACAGATGAACGGAACATCGCTGTCGCCACCGATTGCACAGGCGGCGCCGCGGGTGTCACCGGAAAGATACAGGAGAACTGCGTTGCGGTCTTCTGACTCGGCGGGCTCGGGCCTAGGGAAACAGCCCCAGGAAACGGCAACCGCTGGGCGTCCAGGCCACACTCGGAGTGCATCGGATCAAAAGCCTGTGATGCTGCGGACTCCCCAGTTGCACCAGATGAACAGGCCAAACAGCTATATCGGCTCCGTATCTGGGTCGGCGATTGACGACATGGGGTTTGTCCGCGGTCAGGGACAAGAGGAACCCAGAAGAACTCGCAGACGCAGCTTGCCCGCATTGGATTCTGCCGGTTTTTCCACGCCCTTGACCCCGCCCGAGCTTAAGCAGCCGGAACTACCAAGCCGTCCAGATCGACCAGCATCGGCCAAGGTGgccgaaaagaagaacaacaaccccaacaaagCTGCCAAAGCTGGAAGCAACAAGGCCGGCGACAGAAACAACAGCAGCGCTACTACTGATGCCCGTCTTGGCAGCTCGGACAGCCGGTCCTCTGGCCGCAGCGCTGGAAGCAACAATTCCAGAGCTTCCTCTTCTGTAAGTGATTTCTGACCTGCATATCTCGTGGCTGCATTGTCCAATCACATGTTATGGCGGCaatgttgggggttggatcAACCAGCGCTAATCATCTCCTACCACTTTAGTCGGCCAACCGCAGCGCGAAGGCTTCCAACCCCACCGGAAACCCCGCcccgtcttcctcctcgccttctgaGCAGACGGGCAACAGCCAAGATTATCCCCGGCTGGTCAACATTCCCCCACGAAGTTCATCGTCCGATGCTGCAACTCCGAAGCGTGCCGTCAATTCGTCTCCCCTTTCCAAGGCAATGGGCACGGAGACTGAGAATGGCGTTTCGGCCGATGCCGCCGACAGCGCGATTCAGGAGGCCGTGAAGCCGACCACGCCTCGCGTTGAGAGTCCGGCCGCCAGGCAGCTGGCTGCCATCAAcgagaagggagggaagcCAAAGAACAAGACATCGAGACTTAGGAGAGCCTTCTCCTTTGGCAGCGCGGCAGAGTTCCGGAAAGCGGTACATGCTAACAGCGAAGCCGCCGAGAATGGGCCAGGCAAGCTCCAGAAGGAGCAGAGCCAGGAGGATGCGTACGAGACGGAACAAGCCCGCATCGCCCAGCGACAAGAAGAGGCTGGCATCGGCAGCAACATCTACGGCGGCAGACTCTTCTCGGGATCGACCGATAACCTATCAATCTCATCAACGGCATCCTCGGCTTCGATTATGATTCGGAAGATGGGTCGTGGAATGAAGAAGGGCGGTCGTTCCCTTGTCGGCCTTTTCCGGCCTAAGTCCATCATTGGTGTGCCGGCCGCCGATGCCAGGATGCCCGAGGCCATGGAAGCTACCGTCTCCATGGTCAATGTCGAGGCCGAGCGCGAGCGTGTCAATGTGAACGCCGACCCTCGAACGCAAGCCGGTGGCGGTACCGGCTTCCCCCGTCTCGAGCGAAATTCCATCGACGCCGCCAATGTACCCACACTCGAAGCGGACCCACGATCTAGCACAGGCACAGACAGCTCGGCAGCCAGAAAGAGCATTGTTGGCGGTGAGAAGGAACGTGCCGAGGTCTTGGCTGCTGTCCGAAAGGGCATCTTGAAGAGTACGTTTGTTCTTTTCCGGTGAAGAGGCATGTTGCTAACATTGTTGCTTTAGAAGACCGCAATGGCTCCGCCAGCCCATCTCCACGCGGTACAGAACCGCCTCATGCTCCTAACGTCACCGATTCCCCTACCTCCAGCGctcccagcacccccaatGATGAGCAGCAAGGACACAGACGGACTGCGCCTGTCGCCATTGGCAGTGAGGATTACTTTGTTTCGGCCCTCCGTCTCCGCCAGGACACCAAGAGCGCGCCCGGAACCCCTCAGGGCAGCCTGAAGCGCAACGCCACCTTCAGCCCCCGCATCATCACCTTTGAGACATGGCCGAGCGGGGAGTACGATCGCCGTGGTGACATCGCGACGTGCAACCGCCTGACGCCAATGCTTGCTCAGCAGATCAAGGAAGAGCTGAACACATTCAAGATGGTGGGTCTCCTACTGATAATTCGAGCGATGCATGAGATGCTAACAACCAaccaggagatggaggttcACGAAAACTCCAAGATTTACACGCATTTCTTCTAATGATTCAAGACGAATGGCCCGCACCCCTTTCAAGCACAGCAGCACCTCTCTCGGCTCGattctcttttttctgcaCCAAGGGCGGCGAAGACGACCTCCCGTCGTGTATTTGACCAAAGGATTTGCACAATTCCCAGgcgtttttttctctcaTGGGACAAAGCATAGTAAGGTGTCATGGCGTTGATTTaagtcttttttttcttgttctcACATTGATCTCGACAAacttttttgtttctctttATTTCCGTCTAGAATCTGGCACACAGCAGCACAGCGAAATTTAATTACAAGCGGGGTATGGAGGTGAATACGGCCACGGGTTCACCTTGATCCTTTTTCTTATTTTCCTAAACGAAATTATGTTTCTGGTTCATTCAACGAAGTGGGGAgatgtgtgcgtgtgtgcgTACGTGGTTGAGAGTTGAGTACTGTCTGTCAGCGAAAGCGAAGCGAATTGTATCTTTAACAAGCAGAGATGTGGCTAGAGGTGTAAGGGTTGATGGGTGATGAGTGATGTTGAAAGACAGAAAACAGCGTGAAGTTTTTTAATAGATGTGTCTGGTGTTTTGACCGGGGAATGGTgttgtgaggagggggagtggcgtgatgttgtggtggtggtggtggtgaactATGGAGGGAGttgaacaacaacagggACGAAAgagacgacgatgaagaggaacaactacaacaacatcaacaacacaaacaaaacacaaaGCAAGTAAGGGGAGAAAAAGGCAACAAGACGtaatggtgatggtggtgtggtggtgatggtgggtggaggtgatTTTTTTGTCAATTCGGCATTCAGAGACAAGTTCAAAAATACATAtatcatttttttttcttttcttttgcgcTTTTTGGGGGATGTTTGATAGTTGAGGTGTATCTTGTGTGAAGTTGCGGaatgggggaggatgatgatggtgagggagtggggGTAATTCTactgggtgtggtggtggtgtaaagTAGATAGATATTATTGTCGAGTTGGAATGGGATATATGGGTTTACAAGCTTGACGAGTAGTGGTTGTGATGTGTTATCATCAGCTTAATATTTGGTATATGCGAGGCCGTTATAGATGTGCTGTATGCACGGCGCAACCGAGCCGGGCCAAGGTGGGAACTAGTTTCCTGAAGTTTACGAATGGAAACTGGCCGTTGGATGATGACCTGCCTTGCTTTTTGGCTGGCGGTGCTTTTGGCTAACGGTCGCGAACCTTGCAGTAGCTTGGGGCTGAAGAGTGGGatgaggggatggggatggggaagatcGAGATGGGATTTGTTTCTATTGGGTTCTACGGggacaaaaagaaacaacagaagaagaagaattCTGTCGATGGTGTGCAGGTGATCACGACCCGAGTTGGGGATATCCGGTATCTTTCACATGTATGATGATTGTCCCTCTGCAGCAGCAAACGACCGAGCCCCGTCCGTGTTAGAATGTGTAGGCAAACCACTTTACGGGAGTGGGCTGGTCAAGTGGTGTCATAGATCGCCagtataaatatatatatatatatatatatatatgtactGCATGAATAGTCATTCTCGTATGCAGGACCACACTACCACTTCGGcgtcctcccactccccgcGTGTCCGTTGCGTCCGGTTCTCCGTATGGGGGTTGGTTCGTCTGTGAAATAcgaactttttttttttttaatgaTCTGCCTGCGCACAAGTGTGAAGAAAGGGtttgtgggggtgggtgccgTGCGTTCAGGGGTCTTGAAGGAGGGACAGTgtgagtttggggaggagctAACTGTGCTTGGGGCCTCGAGAAGTGCATAGGCCAATCAGACGCGGCGCGCAAAGAAGTGTGGGTTCAGCCTTGCAGGGCTGGCTGGGTGAGAAAGGCTGAGATAatgggattttttttttgttttttttttttttttggaggggttgcggATTTGCGATTACAACGAAAATTGAAGGGAAGAtttgcgacgacgacgacgacgacgacgacgacgacgacaacgacggaAAAGGTGAACttgggaagggaaaaaatCGTGGCGTTATTTACTTTGGGAAGAAGGCTCCTCCACGCCGCTGGTGGTAGAGGTGGTACCTCGCAGGCTggttcttctttcttctttggcAGCAGAGGGTTGTACTCGACCATGGCGACGGCTCCGACAACAGATGCCCCagcggcggcgacggtgaAGAAGTTGCACGGGAGGGAGTTCTACGAGAGTATCGGGTCGCCAAAGTATATCCTCGCGCCAATGGTTGATCAGTCCGAATTTGTACGCCCTCCCTTCGCTGCTCATGACTGATTTTTGGCTGACGTGATGGTTTTTTGCTTCCAGGCCTGGCGTATGCTCTCCCGCTCATTCATGCCCCCCGAGCTGCAGTCAAAACTCCTCGCCTACACCCCCATGTTCCACGCCCGATTGTTCTCCCAAGACGCTCCGAAGCCACCCTACAACAAATACCGCGACTCGCACTTCCAGTGCGTCCTCCCCAAAGACCCCGCCACCCTCTGGCTCGACGGCAACCCCCTTGTCGGCGACAGGCCGCTGTTTGTACAATTCTGCGCCAACGACCCCCAGCACTTGCTGGCTGCTGCCTTAAAAGTCGCCCCCTACTGCGACGCGGTagacctcaacctcggctgCCCGCAAGGTATCGCCAAAAAGGGGCACTACGGCAGTTTCTTGCAGGAGGATCAGGAGTTGATTTATAGGTTGATCAACACCCTTCACGAGAATCTTCCCATCCCAGTAACGGCCAAGATTAGGATTTTGGAAACAAAGGAGAAGACGCTGGAGTACGCAAAGAATGTGTTGAGTGCCGGGGCGAGTATATTGACTGTTcacgggaggaggagggagcagaAGAGCCATTTGACGGGGGTGGCGGATTGGGAGTATATTCGGTATTTGAGGGATAACCTACCGGCGGAGACGGTCATTTTTGCGAACGGGAATGTTCTGGAGCACGGGGATATCGAGGAGTGTATTGCTGCTACGGGGGCGGATGGGGTTATGTCTGCTGAGGGGAACTTGTCTAACCCGGCGATTTTTGCGCCTGAGCCTCAGCCGGGGGCGTTTGAGGATGAGttctggagggggagggatgggaaggggggatggagggttGATGCTGTTTTTAGACGGTATCTGGATATTTTACACAAGTATGTGAAGGGGGGTGAGCCACCGGCGAGGAGGCCATTGTTTGTACctgggaaggggatggaTACGGAGtggatgaaggaggagattgtgaTCCCGCCGAAAAAGGGGTCGAAATCAGAGGCATTCGGTAACCCCAACTATGGTGCCCTTCAGGCGCACATGTTCCACCTCTTACGGCACTTTGTCTCAAAGCACCATGATGTAAGAGATGCATTGGCTAGGGCGAGGTTAGGAGAGTTGGAGCAGTTTGAGGGGATATACAAGATggttgagaagaaggttgCGGAGGGACTCATCGAGTACGAGGAGACGGATGGGAAGTCGATGGAGGATCCtgcggaggaagagaggttaaagaagctggtggaggagatgggtcCGGCGGAGACGAGCGCGACGGCTATTTTGAGGTGTAAGAGGCCTTGGTGGTGTGTGCAGCCTATCATTCGGCCGTTGCCCAAGGAGGCGATGGCTAGAGGTGCGATTCagccggggaagaaggataAGAAGCGGGtagcggaggaggaggccaacgGCGGTgagaagagggtgaagggCGATGAGACAAAAGGGGGGGATGCTAAGGTGGTAGAGGCCGTGaaagaggagctggagaagcaaACGGAGTTCCAAACGAGCGAGCTTGTTAGCGGCTGAAATTTCGAGGGAATATAGATGAATAAATGATCATTACTGCAAACTGGGCTGGGTGTGGGTTCTCTACCTGATGGTGACCATCTCATAGTTCTCCAGCGGCTTTCTGGCTTCAAACGCAATTCCATCCATGAACTCATCCACATAAGCAGGACCAATTACTTTGTAActtccatcaccctcccctgAATCCCTCGTAACGACAGGAGTTGAAcccccaaagaaaacaaaaaccttGTCCCCTTTTTCCGATGTCATGGGCGCAATCCCCGCCGATACACCATCACATCCCGGTACGGTAGCAGTAACCAAACAAGCGCCCTTCCAGGCCTCGGCCATGGAGGTCAAAAATACATTGGCTGGACCATTGGCTAGACCATTGTCGGAAGTGCCCCTAGATGATGACCCAAGTGCGGTTAATAACTGAGAAAATTGTTGTCGGTGGTCGAGGTTTTCGCCGAGCCACTCGGGGTACAAGTGCCCACCCATCAAAGTGCGAATGAAATCGGCACGGCCGAGATGATGGGTTGCATTGTATCCAAAATGCGAGTGTGTCCGCTGTATCAAAGTACGAATGTCTTGGCGTGCTCTGGCAGGATCAATAGAAGTGAAAGAAGGCCCCTGGAATCCCAatctctccatcatcctgTGGTCTGCATCCAGCTGGGGCGCCAAGGCCTCGATATCGACGCTTGGGTAAACTTGCTTGATGGTGGCCATGTGTATTCCTGCGACTTGAATCGCAATATCATCATTGTTGAACAGTGGGTGTTCCGGCGTCAGCCCTGAGAAGCGTCTCCCTGCTTCGTGACGAGACCAAGTACGTGTCATGAGGGGAGGCAGGGTTAGATCGGGGACCCAGGATGGTAAATTTGTGTCACTTTGAAATCCTGACTCTGACTCTTGCCCAGCATCAACCCGTCCAGGAACGAGGATGAAAAGATCAGGCCCATGATGCTTGAGGAAGGCCTTGGCGAAGTCTTTAAATGCCGTGCAATGATGAAGTGTGGTGTCGATAGTAATTTGCGTCCGGATTTCCGGACTGACGAGCCCGAGTATTCCATACACTCTGTCCCTAGGCTCGGTGCAATCCCGTTGCCGAACAAGAGTGACCACCTCGAGATCGTAGTGACGAGAATCATTCCGCTTCTGGCAGCGAACAAGAGTATCTGCTGTTTTTATTAGTCAACGGCTTAACCACTTCCTTGAATGAAGAGCAGAAATCATACCAAAAGGCTTCAGGGCCCCATATCCAAGGCTTGCCCTTCTAGCCACACCTATGCTGCTTTGGCACTCTTCCGGACAGCGCAAGTACACGGTGGCTAGTTCATCCCAGCTTTTGATGGAACGACCGCAAACCAGCCGTGCACTCCTGGCCAAGAGAACCTCTTGTAGTGTCCATGTGCGGGTAAACCACTGGCGTTGTAAGAGGGCTTCATAGTCTTCCAAGTGGCGGCTGTACATACCCAGCACCACGAAACCCTGTGTTCTCATAGGCGGACACCGCGTTATCGCAATGCGAActccctcgtcttctccAGGCTCTCTTCCATCTTCGAGTCACCGTCACCAGCCCAGATGGTGATGAGTTACGCCTCTCTATAGATGTCACCCATCATTCCAATCTGgacaccctcctcgtcctcgtcttcctgATTGATGCATATCTGATCGATCCAGATCCATTGAGGGTGCCGGATGGCATCCAAGCCTCTGAACACTTGAAGAGCCTTGTGAAGTTCTGGCCAAATGTCCAACTGGCGAGTCTTGTTTACTCGTATATTCTGTTTGGGCTCAGGTGGTCCCCAGCAGTATGGAAGGGCTTGGTAACTTAGGCACTTGCTGATCGGGAATGTCTTTAGTTTGAGGGAGATCAGCTCACTGTTTTCCGCActcttgaccttcttgccctccctGGCTCTCCACTTTCTTCCCTTAttacccccttttcctcttttcgTTTTGGCTGcacccttctctcctcccgctTTTCTTGTGTCTTTCTCCCTACAGCGTGGTAACAGTCTGAGAAGCCTGAACTCGGTGGGATGAAGGGGTACGtagagggaggaggacatgGCCGTTGGGAAATGGTGATGTCCAGATGTCAAGCGTTGGTGAAAAGACAATTCAAGAGGATTATAATGGATTTGGGTTGCGATGGATACTCAACTGCACTTATAATCGTCTCTCCCGACTTGAAAGTCAGAGAAGGCTCTCATGCGCCAACCCAGCCTGCTTCCAACACGGCAGCTATACTGCAGCGCCAAGGTCTTCATGTCGAACATAGCGCTTATAACCACCTCTCAGTGGTCACAGAGGCTACTTCCCGACAGAATTCGGAGGTGTGACGAGGCTCATGATTAGACGATGTTGTAGGATTGAACTGAGTGATTGGTGGTGCCTTGTTGTCGCAGGATGGCTGGCCAGATGTAAGCAAACAGTGTGTTATAAGAGATCGTAAAAGGCAGAAAGAAGCGAGAGGGACTGCTTGTGAGAGGGAAGGCACGGGTTGGTCAACAACCCACGGTCGTCATGTGATGCAGCCATTCCATTCAAAGCAAGAGAGGGAAGGGACAACCACGTACCTTCCAACAGCTCCAATATCCTTACCAGGGCACCCTTGTGATCAGGTCAAATGGTAAGGATGTTGGGGCTGTTAAAACTCGCCCCCCGCCGGGGGGCTTGCAACCGATAGCCCGCAAGTTCGATTCCAAAGCAAACCTCTCTCGAGGGGTTTCGTAACCGGCCACCTCTCTCAGAACGCTGAGGGGGTTGACCGGTgagcttttgctttttctaCCTATATTATCTtaggaagatgatggctgtGCTTCATTTGTTCCCACTTAGTCAGTAGTACCTTTGCATATGTTGAATATATTTGGCGACTTTTCGGCCGGggctttttgttgttgaccaTTGTTGCTTGCTCTACTTCTCGTACCTAACCAACCCATCGACCTTAGATTTCAGTTTATTAGTCTGGAATTAATAGGGTAATTATCTGCGAGTGTTGATGATATTGAGTTTGCcatcgttgttgtcgttccATGCCAATTTCAGCATCTGTCCACTtgatggttttttttttttttttttttttaaaaaaaaaaaaaatcttGCCTCTCCAGTCAAGTAATCATACTCTCTCCCTATTCCCCTCTCTTTCCTGAAGTCCCAGCTAGTGATCATACCTGACCTGCTCAGAGAAGcagcaaaaaaggggggtgaacGCCAAGAGATCTCAATGGAGTCGAGTGGACACCATTAAAAAGCacaaaaaacatacaacaccagggattccccagtggtcacccacctgagtactagtctGGCGATCAGCTGTTTGACTCgggcagagcggacgggatgccgtattttcagctgtctatggtcgtatgtgatgtTTTGGGAGCGAGAATTGGTTTATGACTTCCTTGCCTGATGGCGAGGGTTGAATGTTTCAAGAAAGTCATGTTCTTGAGGCCCGAGTGAGGTCTACCGCAGGCGATATTGACGAATTTAATCCCATTGCACCTACAACCGAAATCATAAACTGACAGAACTGTTCTTATAAACATGATTCCTATAATCTAGCAAACATAAAACTACCAAACAATTCCTTCCAAACGCCAAACACCCGTTAAACAACCCCTATTCAAGCAAGCAAAAacaacaccgtcaccatcatcaccggaACCCACCCCGTAAATACCCCCgccccccgccctcccccattGCTCCAAAGCATAACCGGCCTCCCCACCTCCGGCGACCCGTCAACACTACAAACCGAATGGCACACACCCTGCCCCTGCTCCTGTCTCTTCTCCGGCTCAGTCGTGTTATACAAAATCTCAAACCACTGCAACTGCAAATACGCCGACTCCCCCACCGTCATATTCCCCGtccactcccccccatcGCTCCACGCATTCAAAATAATATTGCTCACATCCTTCGGCGTCTGAAACTCAATATTCGCCACCTGTATATCATTCACATACCACGTCGTGCTCCTCGGCGTCCAATCCAACCTGTGAACAGCCCAATCTGACCACTCCAGCCCATTGGGCATGGTGGCGTTTTTGCTGGCACGGActtcaacatccccctcacTGTCCAAAGAAGGCTGGTTGGTGCAATGAATCACGTTCTTGGGGTCGCTGGTGCGGATTTCCAGGTCGGATTCTTGTACTTGGTAGTAGTCCTCCGAGTGGCGGTACGTAAACATGGCTGTGATGGCACCACGAGCGCCAATCGTGCGGGCTAACATCCGGATGGAGACGAATTTGAATTTTGCCGAGAGGGATTCTATCTCTGCTGTGGTTTGGAACTTTTGGAGACGCTCGGTGCGGAGTGAGA contains the following coding sequences:
- the BNI4 gene encoding bud neck involved protein (COG:S; EggNog:ENOG503NVE2), whose translation is MAALVQGYPQQSGTVTMLQTRPASASGMLPVQSNAQYAQGGAHRNSIHGLPTGVASPVVYRGGSGSVQPYTYTGTPSLNPTTQWQQVRSHRTSSSPAVPTIQTLDYLQPGVARSRYAASNSMTNLPSTTSISLTGAGSRDDSALPSSGTRRAGAQASQMNGTSLSPPIAQAAPRVSPERYRRTALRSSDSAGSGLGKQPQETATAGRPGHTRSASDQKPVMLRTPQLHQMNRPNSYIGSVSGSAIDDMGFVRGQGQEEPRRTRRRSLPALDSAGFSTPLTPPELKQPELPSRPDRPASAKVAEKKNNNPNKAAKAGSNKAGDRNNSSATTDARLGSSDSRSSGRSAGSNNSRASSSSANRSAKASNPTGNPAPSSSSPSEQTGNSQDYPRLVNIPPRSSSSDAATPKRAVNSSPLSKAMGTETENGVSADAADSAIQEAVKPTTPRVESPAARQLAAINEKGGKPKNKTSRLRRAFSFGSAAEFRKAVHANSEAAENGPGKLQKEQSQEDAYETEQARIAQRQEEAGIGSNIYGGRLFSGSTDNLSISSTASSASIMIRKMGRGMKKGGRSLVGLFRPKSIIGVPAADARMPEAMEATVSMVNVEAERERVNVNADPRTQAGGGTGFPRLERNSIDAANVPTLEADPRSSTGTDSSAARKSIVGGEKERAEVLAAVRKGILKKDRNGSASPSPRGTEPPHAPNVTDSPTSSAPSTPNDEQQGHRRTAPVAIGSEDYFVSALRLRQDTKSAPGTPQGSLKRNATFSPRIITFETWPSGEYDRRGDIATCNRLTPMLAQQIKEELNTFKMEMEVHENSKIYTHFF
- the DUS1 gene encoding tRNA dihydrouridine synthase (BUSCO:EOG09262Q6S; COG:J; EggNog:ENOG503NV6J): MGFFFCFFFFFGGVADLRLQRKLKGRFATTTTTTTTTTTTTEKVNLGREKIVALFTLGRRLLHAAGGRGGTSQAGSSFFFGSRGLYSTMATAPTTDAPAAATVKKLHGREFYESIGSPKYILAPMVDQSEFAWRMLSRSFMPPELQSKLLAYTPMFHARLFSQDAPKPPYNKYRDSHFQCVLPKDPATLWLDGNPLVGDRPLFVQFCANDPQHLLAAALKVAPYCDAVDLNLGCPQGIAKKGHYGSFLQEDQELIYRLINTLHENLPIPVTAKIRILETKEKTLEYAKNVLSAGASILTVHGRRREQKSHLTGVADWEYIRYLRDNLPAETVIFANGNVLEHGDIEECIAATGADGVMSAEGNLSNPAIFAPEPQPGAFEDEFWRGRDGKGGWRVDAVFRRYLDILHKYVKGGEPPARRPLFVPGKGMDTEWMKEEIVIPPKKGSKSEAFGNPNYGALQAHMFHLLRHFVSKHHDVRDALARARLGELEQFEGIYKMVEKKVAEGLIEYEETDGKSMEDPAEEERLKKLVEEMGPAETSATAILRCKRPWWCVQPIIRPLPKEAMARGAIQPGKKDKKRVAEEEANGGEKRVKGDETKGGDAKVVEAVKEELEKQTEFQTSELVSG
- a CDS encoding uncharacterized protein (EggNog:ENOG503Q0JD; COG:S); the encoded protein is MRTQGFVVLGMYSRHLEDYEALLQRQWFTRTWTLQEVLLARSARLVCGRSIKSWDELATVYLRCPEECQSSIGVARRASLGYGALKPFDTLVRCQKRNDSRHYDLEVVTLVRQRDCTEPRDRVYGILGLVSPEIRTQITIDTTLHHCTAFKDFAKAFLKHHGPDLFILVPGRVDAGQESESGFQSDTNLPSWVPDLTLPPLMTRTWSRHEAGRRFSGLTPEHPLFNNDDIAIQVAGIHMATIKQVYPSVDIEALAPQLDADHRMMERLGFQGPSFTSIDPARARQDIRTLIQRTHSHFGYNATHHLGRADFIRTLMGGHLYPEWLGENLDHRQQFSQLLTALGSSSRGTSDNGLANGPANVFLTSMAEAWKGACLVTATVPGCDGVSAGIAPMTSEKGDKVFVFFGGSTPVVTRDSGEGDGSYKVIGPAYVDEFMDGIAFEARKPLENYEMVTIR
- a CDS encoding uncharacterized protein (CAZy:GH16; COG:G; EggNog:ENOG503NZGJ), with amino-acid sequence MEILSLLLLGGVVGVNAQQAPLTEDSRCGCYLMKGNETAYFKEHRFFDFRNHHHHASVPPVITEVKDTSDAPITSPFFNSTEWTDFWMISNWNNSHGIREDSTLLMVNSPNNVYLEANHDADSSPKSWLSLRTERLQKFQTTAEIESLSAKFKFVSIRMLARTIGARGAITAMFTYRHSEDYYQVQESDLEIRTSDPKNVIHCTNQPSLDSEGDVEVRASKNATMPNGLEWSDWAVHRLDWTPRSTTWYVNDIQVANIEFQTPKDVSNIILNAWSDGGEWTGNMTVGESAYLQLQWFEILYNTTEPEKRQEQGQGVCHSVCSVDGSPEVGRPVMLWSNGGGRGAGVFTGWVPVMMVTVLFLLA